The Aeromicrobium senzhongii genome includes a window with the following:
- the dcd gene encoding dCTP deaminase codes for MLLSDRDILAEIDAGRVALDPYEPSMIQPSSIDVRLDKFFRVFDNHKYPHIDPAQDQSDLTREVEVNGDDAFILHPGEFVLGSTYEYVTLPDDVAARLEGKSSLGRLGLMTHSTAGFIDPGFQGHITLELANVATLPIKLYPGMKIGQLCFFRLTSAAENPYGSTKYGSRYQGQRGPTASRSHANFHRSVID; via the coding sequence GTGCTGCTTTCGGACCGCGACATCCTCGCCGAGATCGACGCCGGACGGGTCGCGCTCGACCCCTACGAGCCCTCGATGATCCAGCCGTCGAGCATCGACGTGCGCCTCGACAAGTTCTTCCGGGTGTTCGACAACCACAAGTACCCCCACATCGACCCGGCGCAGGACCAGTCCGACCTCACGCGCGAGGTCGAGGTCAACGGCGACGACGCGTTCATCCTGCACCCGGGCGAGTTCGTGCTGGGCTCCACGTACGAGTACGTGACGCTGCCCGACGACGTCGCTGCGCGGCTCGAGGGCAAGTCCTCCCTGGGGCGCCTCGGCCTCATGACGCACTCCACCGCCGGCTTCATCGACCCGGGCTTCCAGGGCCACATCACCCTCGAGCTCGCCAACGTCGCGACCTTGCCGATCAAGCTCTACCCCGGCATGAAGATCGGGCAGCTGTGCTTCTTCAGGCTGACCTCGGCGGCCGAGAACCCCTACGGCTCCACGAAGTACGGCTCCCGCTATCAGGGCCAGCGTGGACCGACGGCCTCCCGGTCCCACGCGAACTTCCACCGGAGTGTGATCGACTAG
- a CDS encoding uracil-xanthine permease family protein yields the protein MWTLHGDGTNVKPGAIVLPEERLSWPRTIGFGAQHVVAMFGATFLVPLLTGMPPTTTLFFSGFGTLFFLLITWGRLPSYLGSSFAFIAPVKALVEDGDMGSALFGIMCTGILLALIGALVQITGAAWLDRLMPPVVTGAIVALIGFALAGAATENYGKAPLVATITLAVVCLSAVVLRGFAARLSILFGIIVGYLVALGLGDVSFDKVDKAAWIGLPDFHHPTVDWSVLPMFLPIVLALVAENVGHVRSVAHLTNRPAINRESGRALIADGVATTVAGGFGGSATTTYGENIGVMTATRVFSSAAYVVAGVVAMLLSLSPKFGALLMTIPEGVIGGVTVALYGLIGLIGVRIWSDNHIDFADPVNLYTAAAALIIGIGNLTVARGDVSLSGITLGSIAAIVIYHVMRALQRDPHETVSKDPVDPGA from the coding sequence ATGTGGACCCTGCATGGTGACGGCACGAACGTGAAGCCCGGCGCGATCGTCCTGCCCGAGGAACGACTGTCGTGGCCGCGCACGATCGGGTTCGGCGCCCAGCACGTCGTGGCGATGTTCGGTGCGACGTTCCTCGTGCCGCTGCTCACGGGCATGCCGCCGACGACGACGCTGTTCTTCTCCGGCTTCGGCACGCTGTTCTTCCTGCTCATCACGTGGGGCCGCCTGCCCAGCTACCTGGGCTCGTCGTTCGCGTTCATCGCCCCGGTCAAGGCGCTCGTCGAGGACGGCGACATGGGCTCGGCGCTGTTCGGCATCATGTGCACGGGCATCCTGCTGGCGCTCATCGGCGCCCTCGTGCAGATCACCGGCGCGGCGTGGCTCGACCGGCTCATGCCGCCCGTCGTCACGGGTGCGATCGTGGCGCTCATCGGCTTCGCCCTCGCCGGCGCCGCGACGGAGAACTACGGCAAGGCGCCCCTCGTCGCGACCATCACCCTCGCCGTCGTCTGCCTGTCGGCCGTGGTGCTGCGCGGCTTCGCCGCCCGCCTGTCGATCCTCTTCGGCATCATCGTGGGATACCTCGTGGCACTCGGGCTGGGTGACGTCAGCTTCGACAAGGTCGACAAGGCCGCGTGGATCGGGCTGCCCGACTTCCACCACCCCACGGTCGACTGGTCCGTGCTGCCCATGTTCCTGCCCATCGTGCTCGCGCTCGTCGCCGAGAACGTGGGTCACGTGCGCAGCGTCGCGCACCTCACGAACCGCCCCGCGATCAACCGCGAGTCGGGCCGTGCGCTGATCGCCGACGGGGTCGCTACGACCGTCGCCGGCGGCTTCGGCGGCTCCGCCACCACGACCTACGGCGAGAACATCGGCGTCATGACCGCGACGCGCGTCTTCTCGAGCGCGGCCTACGTCGTCGCCGGCGTCGTCGCGATGCTGCTGAGCCTCTCCCCCAAGTTCGGCGCCCTGCTCATGACGATCCCCGAGGGGGTCATCGGTGGCGTCACCGTGGCCCTCTACGGCCTCATCGGCCTGATCGGCGTGCGGATCTGGTCGGACAACCACATCGACTTCGCCGACCCGGTGAACCTGTACACCGCGGCCGCCGCCCTGATCATCGGCATCGGCAACCTGACGGTCGCCCGGGGCGACGTGTCCCTGTCGGGCATCACGCTCGGGTCGATCGCCGCGATCGTGATCTACCACGTGATGCGGGCGCTCCAGCGCGATCCGCACGAGACGGTCTCGAAGGACCCGGTCGACCCGGGCGCCTGA
- a CDS encoding universal stress protein, whose protein sequence is MYKNILVGVDGSDSAQRAAEVAAGLASATGATLHIVTAVDEKGGAPSDLPEGMHPLSPGERAEAIARQVAESLSYKGTVQASPAPGKPADALVQVAREIDADLIVVGNRRVQGISRLLGSVATDVAHHAPCDVYIVKTV, encoded by the coding sequence GTGTACAAGAACATCCTGGTCGGCGTGGACGGCAGCGACAGCGCCCAGCGCGCCGCCGAGGTCGCGGCCGGACTGGCCTCGGCCACCGGCGCCACCCTGCACATCGTGACCGCCGTCGACGAAAAGGGCGGCGCACCCTCCGACCTCCCCGAGGGCATGCATCCGCTCAGCCCCGGCGAGCGGGCCGAGGCCATCGCGCGCCAGGTCGCCGAGAGCCTGTCCTACAAGGGAACCGTCCAGGCCAGCCCGGCGCCCGGCAAGCCCGCCGACGCCCTGGTGCAGGTCGCCAGGGAGATCGACGCCGACCTCATCGTGGTGGGCAACCGTCGCGTCCAGGGCATCAGCCGACTGCTGGGCAGCGTCGCCACCGATGTGGCTCACCACGCGCCCTGCGACGTCTACATCGTCAAGACGGTCTGA
- a CDS encoding enoyl-CoA hydratase — translation MPLVELGREDTVRTITLNAPDRLNALDWPLLQELRAAVESVAADDEARALVVTGAGKAFCSGANLESLFGDTSRPADVLREHLMNVYSSFLGIRSLSIPTIAAVQGAAVGAGLNIALACDVIIAGPQAGFGPTFSRIGLHPGGGCTWMLTQRIGSANTAAALFNGDIIDAETGLRLGIAQEIDKDPKARAAVLAQSWAKRNPKLMADIKKSVGVAVRSDLHESLNFESWAQAESLSSEEFAAFAAKFASR, via the coding sequence ATGCCTCTCGTCGAACTCGGCCGCGAAGACACCGTCCGCACGATCACCCTGAACGCCCCCGACCGGCTCAATGCGCTCGACTGGCCGCTCCTGCAGGAGTTGCGTGCGGCCGTCGAGTCCGTGGCCGCCGACGACGAGGCCCGTGCCCTGGTGGTCACCGGCGCGGGCAAGGCGTTCTGCTCCGGCGCGAACCTCGAGAGCCTCTTCGGCGACACCAGCCGCCCCGCCGACGTCCTGCGCGAGCACCTGATGAACGTCTACTCCTCGTTCCTCGGCATCCGCAGCCTCTCGATCCCCACGATCGCCGCCGTGCAGGGCGCCGCCGTCGGCGCCGGGCTCAACATCGCCCTGGCCTGCGACGTGATCATCGCCGGTCCGCAGGCAGGCTTCGGCCCCACGTTCAGCCGCATCGGCCTGCACCCCGGCGGTGGCTGCACCTGGATGCTGACCCAGCGGATCGGCTCGGCCAACACGGCAGCGGCGCTGTTCAACGGCGACATCATCGACGCCGAGACCGGACTGCGCCTGGGCATCGCCCAGGAGATCGACAAGGACCCGAAGGCCCGTGCGGCGGTCCTCGCCCAGAGCTGGGCCAAGCGCAACCCCAAGCTGATGGCCGACATCAAGAAGTCCGTCGGCGTCGCGGTGCGGTCCGACCTGCACGAGTCGCTGAACTTCGAGTCGTGGGCGCAGGCCGAGTCGCTCAGCAGCGAGGAGTTCGCGGCCTTCGCCGCGAAGTTCGCCTCGCGCTGA
- a CDS encoding HAD family hydrolase, whose translation MTAPDIRLVVADLDGTLLDEHKRLPDGTIDLIRDLQAAGVAFAPASGRQWATLTAMFEPVSDGLVIIAENGSYVTDRGTEVAVHPLDAAWVSTSVARIQELADEGVDLGIVVCGVKSAWITRTDRPFLDQVEPYYRRLEVTDDLTTIDDTIIKLAVHDFGDLEAVTAPFLREYCHPNPVAVSGAHWVDVMAEGVDKGLAVRELQKAMGIDATQTMAFGDYLNDYEMLQAADWSFAMGNAHPDIIDVANYTAPPNTENGVITTVRTVLGI comes from the coding sequence ATGACCGCGCCCGACATCCGACTCGTCGTGGCCGACCTCGACGGCACCCTGCTCGACGAGCACAAGCGCCTCCCGGACGGGACGATCGACCTGATCCGCGATCTGCAGGCGGCGGGTGTGGCGTTCGCCCCCGCGAGTGGCCGGCAGTGGGCGACCCTGACCGCCATGTTCGAACCGGTCTCGGACGGCCTCGTGATCATCGCCGAGAACGGCTCCTACGTCACGGACCGCGGGACCGAGGTGGCCGTGCACCCCCTCGACGCCGCGTGGGTCTCGACGAGCGTGGCCCGGATCCAGGAGCTGGCCGACGAGGGCGTCGACCTGGGCATCGTCGTGTGCGGCGTGAAATCGGCCTGGATCACCCGCACCGACCGGCCGTTCCTGGACCAGGTCGAGCCGTACTACCGGCGCCTCGAGGTGACGGACGACCTGACCACGATCGACGACACGATCATCAAGCTCGCCGTGCACGACTTCGGCGACCTCGAGGCGGTCACGGCGCCGTTCCTGCGCGAGTACTGCCACCCGAATCCCGTCGCGGTCTCGGGCGCCCACTGGGTCGACGTGATGGCCGAGGGCGTCGACAAGGGACTCGCCGTCCGCGAGCTGCAGAAGGCCATGGGCATCGACGCCACGCAGACGATGGCCTTCGGCGACTACCTCAACGACTACGAGATGCTGCAGGCCGCGGACTGGTCGTTCGCCATGGGCAACGCCCACCCCGACATCATCGACGTCGCCAACTACACCGCCCCGCCGAACACCGAGAACGGCGTCATCACCACCGTCCGGACGGTCCTGGGCATCTGA
- a CDS encoding sulfite exporter TauE/SafE family protein, which translates to MGLETVVLVGVCAVATSALTAVLGFGGGIVLLAVLVAFVDPLVAIPLHAAIQVVSNGTRTVVRHRDVDWSVVWKTSLLLLPAGALTLPLAREAPEAALQALIAVAVLAATWLPEWLSRPFRAPGTAGWIGLGGVIGALNPVVGATGPLAAPFFRAGTSDRLGFVGTFAATQVSGHLAKLVLFGVVGLLPASQAPAAAAGIAGVIGGTWLGSRFLDRMPERRFDRLYLVAITLVALWLLVDAAR; encoded by the coding sequence GTGGGCCTGGAAACGGTGGTGCTCGTCGGCGTGTGCGCCGTCGCCACCTCGGCGCTCACCGCGGTGCTCGGCTTCGGCGGCGGGATCGTGCTGCTGGCCGTCCTCGTCGCCTTCGTCGACCCCCTCGTGGCCATCCCGTTGCACGCGGCCATCCAGGTGGTCTCCAACGGCACGCGTACCGTCGTCCGGCACCGGGACGTCGACTGGTCCGTCGTCTGGAAGACCTCGCTGCTGCTCCTGCCGGCCGGAGCGCTGACGCTCCCCCTCGCGCGGGAGGCGCCGGAGGCGGCGTTGCAGGCGCTCATCGCCGTGGCCGTGCTGGCCGCGACCTGGCTGCCCGAGTGGCTCTCGCGGCCCTTCCGTGCCCCGGGCACCGCCGGGTGGATCGGTCTGGGCGGCGTGATCGGCGCGCTGAATCCCGTGGTCGGTGCGACCGGCCCGCTGGCTGCGCCCTTCTTCCGAGCCGGCACCAGCGACCGACTGGGCTTCGTCGGCACGTTCGCCGCCACCCAGGTGTCCGGGCACCTCGCCAAGCTGGTGCTGTTCGGCGTGGTCGGCCTGCTGCCCGCGTCCCAGGCGCCCGCGGCCGCCGCCGGCATCGCCGGTGTCATCGGCGGGACCTGGCTGGGCAGCCGGTTCCTCGACCGCATGCCCGAGCGCAGGTTCGACCGGCTCTACCTCGTGGCCATCACCCTGGTCGCCCTCTGGCTGCTGGTCGACGCCGCCCGGTGA
- a CDS encoding alpha/beta fold hydrolase yields the protein MTSPTLPVVPGVEHRWIDVDGVRLHVAEAGLAHQSVDRPSVVLVHGWPQHWFCWRHVMPALAETHHVVAVDLRGAGWSDVPEGPGAYDKRVMADEIARAIEELGLDRPILVGHDWGAWISLLVASRHEGAVRGVVAAAIVAPWADIPLHQMWRFAYQPIVGGPGGAFLQRQAGQVVLKTIFKLGAASGYRWQRSDREEYLARFREPARARAGQALYRTFMLQEIPKVGRGYARRVEEIPLLFLPGTADTVLAPSIVRRAEGPPNVTVTAIPGSGHWIPEEKPAELIAQVRDFLRQF from the coding sequence ATGACCTCTCCGACCCTGCCGGTCGTTCCCGGCGTCGAACACCGATGGATCGATGTCGACGGGGTGCGTCTGCACGTCGCCGAGGCGGGTCTGGCCCATCAGTCCGTCGACCGTCCGTCCGTGGTGCTCGTGCACGGCTGGCCCCAGCACTGGTTCTGCTGGCGGCACGTGATGCCGGCGCTCGCCGAGACGCACCACGTGGTCGCCGTCGACCTGCGCGGCGCGGGCTGGAGTGACGTGCCGGAGGGCCCGGGCGCCTACGACAAGCGGGTCATGGCCGACGAGATCGCCCGCGCGATCGAGGAGCTCGGCCTCGACCGGCCGATCCTCGTCGGGCACGACTGGGGTGCCTGGATCTCGCTGTTGGTCGCCAGCCGCCACGAGGGTGCCGTCCGCGGGGTCGTCGCCGCCGCGATCGTCGCGCCCTGGGCCGACATCCCGTTGCACCAGATGTGGCGCTTCGCCTACCAGCCGATCGTCGGCGGTCCAGGCGGTGCCTTCCTGCAGCGGCAGGCGGGGCAGGTCGTCCTGAAGACGATCTTCAAGCTGGGGGCCGCCTCGGGCTACCGGTGGCAGCGCTCGGACCGTGAGGAGTACCTCGCGCGCTTCCGCGAGCCGGCCCGGGCCCGGGCCGGGCAGGCGCTCTATCGCACGTTCATGCTCCAGGAGATCCCGAAGGTCGGGCGAGGCTACGCGCGCCGCGTCGAGGAGATTCCGCTGCTGTTCCTGCCGGGCACGGCCGACACCGTCCTGGCGCCGTCCATCGTGCGTCGCGCCGAGGGCCCGCCGAACGTCACCGTGACCGCGATCCCCGGTTCCGGCCACTGGATCCCCGAGGAGAAGCCCGCCGAGCTGATCGCTCAGGTGCGCGACTTCCTGCGCCAGTTCTGA
- a CDS encoding acyl-CoA dehydrogenase, with translation MSHYKSNLRDVEFNLFELFDRQSVLGTGPFDEVDVDTAKSILAEVERLSREDLAASFVDADRNPPVFDPATHTLKQNPEFAKSYQAWMDAEWWRLQLPTELGGQPAPSSLVWAMGEFVLGANPAIWMYGAGPAFSRVVWENGNERDQKIAQTMIDRKWLTTMVLTEPDAGSDVGAGRTKAFPNEDGTWRIEGVKRFITSAVSDLGENTMHMVLARPVGVEGAGGPGTKGLSLFLVPEHHFDLETGELTGERNGVYVTNVEKKMGIKVSATCEVTFGDPQLGGPATGWLLGEVHDGINQMFRVIENARMMVGSKAIATLSTGYLNALEYAKERVQGADMLNPAKDAPRVTITHHPDVRRSLLTQKAFAEGLRSLMIYTASFQDEVMVKKESGEDASLEHSVNDLLLPIVKGYGSERSWVLLGTESLQTFGGSGFLQEYPLEQYVRDAKIDTLYEGTTAIQGQDLFFRKIVKDQGRALGYLSDQIKAFIDNESGNGRLKVERDLLAKGLEDTTAVITAMFNDLMASNPADENGDARNVYKVALNTTRLVYVLGDLVVSWLLLRGAEVAQNKLDAGATGADKSFYEGKVAAASFFAKTVLPRLAAERAMAEAVDLDVMELDEAAF, from the coding sequence ATGAGCCACTACAAGAGCAATCTGCGCGACGTCGAGTTCAACCTCTTCGAGTTGTTCGACCGCCAGTCCGTCCTCGGCACCGGTCCCTTCGACGAGGTCGACGTCGACACGGCGAAGAGCATCCTCGCCGAGGTCGAGCGCCTGTCGCGCGAGGACCTCGCCGCGTCGTTCGTCGACGCCGACCGCAACCCGCCGGTCTTCGACCCGGCCACCCACACGCTGAAGCAGAACCCCGAGTTCGCCAAGAGCTACCAGGCCTGGATGGACGCCGAGTGGTGGCGCCTGCAGCTGCCGACCGAGCTCGGTGGCCAGCCCGCCCCCTCCTCCCTCGTGTGGGCCATGGGCGAGTTCGTCCTGGGCGCCAACCCCGCCATCTGGATGTACGGCGCCGGCCCGGCCTTCAGCCGCGTCGTGTGGGAGAACGGCAACGAGCGCGACCAGAAGATCGCGCAGACCATGATCGACCGCAAGTGGCTGACCACGATGGTCCTCACCGAGCCCGACGCCGGCTCCGACGTCGGCGCCGGCCGCACCAAGGCCTTCCCGAACGAGGACGGCACGTGGCGCATCGAGGGCGTCAAGCGCTTCATCACCTCGGCCGTCAGCGACCTGGGCGAGAACACGATGCACATGGTGCTGGCGCGTCCCGTCGGCGTCGAGGGCGCCGGTGGCCCGGGCACCAAGGGCCTGTCGCTGTTCCTGGTCCCCGAGCACCACTTCGACCTCGAGACCGGCGAGCTGACCGGCGAGCGCAACGGCGTCTACGTCACCAACGTCGAGAAGAAGATGGGCATCAAGGTCTCGGCCACATGCGAGGTCACCTTCGGCGATCCCCAGCTCGGCGGCCCGGCCACCGGCTGGCTGCTCGGCGAGGTGCACGACGGCATCAACCAGATGTTCCGCGTCATCGAGAACGCCCGCATGATGGTCGGCTCCAAGGCCATCGCGACGCTGTCGACCGGCTACCTCAACGCGCTCGAGTACGCCAAGGAGCGCGTCCAGGGCGCCGACATGCTGAACCCGGCCAAGGACGCCCCGCGCGTCACGATCACGCACCACCCCGACGTGCGCCGCTCGCTGCTCACGCAGAAGGCGTTCGCCGAGGGCCTGCGGTCGTTGATGATCTACACCGCGTCCTTCCAGGACGAGGTCATGGTCAAGAAGGAGTCGGGCGAGGACGCCAGCCTCGAGCACTCGGTCAACGACCTGCTGCTGCCGATCGTCAAGGGCTACGGCTCCGAGCGCTCCTGGGTCCTGCTGGGCACCGAGTCGCTGCAGACCTTCGGCGGCTCGGGCTTCCTGCAGGAGTACCCGCTCGAGCAGTACGTCCGTGACGCCAAGATCGACACGCTCTACGAGGGCACCACGGCGATCCAGGGCCAGGACCTGTTCTTCCGCAAGATCGTGAAGGACCAGGGCCGCGCGCTGGGCTACCTGTCGGACCAGATCAAGGCGTTCATCGACAACGAGTCGGGCAACGGCCGCCTCAAGGTCGAGCGCGACCTGCTGGCGAAGGGCCTCGAGGACACCACCGCCGTCATCACGGCGATGTTCAACGACCTCATGGCCTCGAACCCGGCCGACGAGAACGGCGACGCCCGCAACGTCTACAAGGTCGCGCTGAACACGACGCGCCTGGTCTACGTCCTGGGCGACCTGGTCGTGTCCTGGCTGCTGCTGCGTGGCGCCGAGGTCGCGCAGAACAAGCTCGATGCCGGCGCCACCGGTGCGGACAAGTCGTTCTACGAGGGCAAGGTCGCCGCGGCGTCCTTCTTCGCCAAGACCGTCCTGCCCCGCCTGGCCGCCGAGCGTGCGATGGCCGAGGCCGTCGACCTCGACGTCATGGAGCTGGACGAAGCGGCCTTCTGA
- a CDS encoding LysR family transcriptional regulator, producing MDARRLAMLRELAERGTVGAVADEMDVTPSAVSQQLKILEAEAGVPLLEPAGRGVRLTAAGRALAETATEVAVALERAEAKWREYLGGPAGDVTLTVFPTGGEMLLPGLLSRVGAEPAVNLICSDRDPTQRFEVLDMVAHFDIVVADSPSATEEWHDRGLQLVPLMREPLDVALPEDHRLADRPSLSPKDVVGETWIGAPRDFPYDRVLQHLVTVTGESVRIAQRFDDNGVVEAVVGAGHGIAILPRFTTRTRDNGLVTRPLVGIRARRDITAVLRPDRFERPSVRFVVQALREEARAVADRHGAL from the coding sequence ATGGATGCGCGACGCCTTGCGATGCTGCGGGAACTGGCCGAACGGGGCACCGTGGGGGCGGTCGCCGATGAGATGGACGTCACTCCCTCGGCCGTGTCGCAGCAGCTGAAGATCCTCGAGGCAGAGGCGGGAGTGCCGCTGTTAGAGCCGGCCGGCCGCGGCGTGAGGCTGACTGCCGCAGGGCGGGCGCTGGCCGAGACGGCGACCGAGGTGGCCGTCGCACTCGAGCGGGCCGAGGCCAAGTGGCGCGAGTACCTCGGCGGCCCCGCCGGCGACGTCACCTTGACGGTGTTCCCGACCGGCGGCGAGATGCTCCTGCCGGGACTGTTGTCGCGGGTGGGCGCCGAGCCGGCGGTCAACCTGATCTGCTCGGACCGCGACCCGACGCAGCGGTTCGAGGTCCTGGACATGGTGGCCCACTTCGACATCGTCGTCGCGGACTCCCCGTCGGCCACCGAGGAGTGGCACGACCGCGGCCTGCAGTTGGTCCCGCTCATGCGCGAGCCCCTCGACGTCGCTCTGCCCGAGGACCACCGGCTCGCGGACCGGCCGAGCCTCTCGCCCAAGGACGTCGTCGGCGAGACCTGGATCGGCGCACCGCGCGACTTCCCCTACGACCGCGTGCTGCAGCATCTGGTGACCGTCACCGGCGAGTCGGTGCGCATCGCCCAGCGGTTCGACGACAACGGCGTCGTCGAGGCCGTCGTGGGCGCGGGGCACGGGATCGCGATCCTGCCGCGGTTCACGACCCGGACCCGCGACAACGGGCTCGTCACGCGCCCGCTGGTCGGCATCCGTGCCCGGCGCGACATCACGGCCGTCCTGCGACCGGACCGCTTCGAGCGGCCCAGCGTGCGGTTCGTGGTGCAGGCCCTGCGCGAGGAGGCTCGCGCCGTCGCCGATCGCCACGGCGCGCTCTGA